In Anaerolineales bacterium, the following proteins share a genomic window:
- a CDS encoding MFS transporter, whose amino-acid sequence MTLAERFPALASRDFAIFWLGHLLSLIGTAMQNTAQPLLAYRLSGKPFDLGLIGFAVSLPTFFLALPSGVLIERWDKRKAVIIFQVVMMAETLALAILTLTGLIQIWHIVLLSLVLGVATTFEITSRQSMLIEIVGREHLPNAIGLQSTAFNISRVLGPALVAPLLLIIPNNGEGWIFLLNSVSFGTIIISLFFVQLKYRVKPAPASQSLVRDFLEGGRYIRAHKGIAAIILTAAIMGLFGLPVMQQIPVLAQDILSQAGDTKSIVDARNSALYGSLGLGALVAAVMIALNNSETRRGVRLLLGQAAFVCGLMGIALTRELWQSILLIALTGWGSVTQFATLNTLLQTKIDDRLRGRVFSIYLWAFQGITPFGSLLIGGLTQTWTLPVTALTCGAICLFGAGAIQLRYPAVRESTA is encoded by the coding sequence ATGACCCTTGCCGAGCGCTTTCCCGCGCTGGCATCGCGCGACTTTGCCATTTTCTGGCTCGGACATTTACTTTCCCTGATCGGCACGGCAATGCAAAATACAGCCCAGCCGTTGCTGGCGTATCGTCTCAGCGGCAAGCCGTTCGACCTCGGACTCATCGGCTTTGCAGTATCCCTGCCGACATTCTTCCTGGCTTTGCCGTCTGGCGTATTGATCGAACGCTGGGATAAACGGAAGGCGGTCATCATATTCCAAGTGGTGATGATGGCTGAAACTCTTGCGCTTGCGATTCTCACGCTCACCGGCTTGATCCAGATCTGGCATATCGTTTTGCTTTCACTCGTCCTTGGTGTGGCGACCACATTCGAGATCACCTCGCGGCAATCCATGCTGATCGAAATCGTCGGGCGGGAACACCTGCCGAATGCGATTGGTTTACAGTCCACGGCGTTCAATATTTCGCGCGTGCTGGGACCGGCGCTGGTCGCGCCCTTGTTGTTGATCATCCCCAACAACGGCGAAGGGTGGATATTTCTCCTCAACAGTGTGAGTTTCGGAACGATCATCATCAGCCTGTTTTTTGTCCAACTGAAATACAGGGTTAAACCGGCGCCTGCCAGCCAATCTCTCGTCCGGGATTTTTTGGAAGGCGGCAGATACATCCGCGCGCACAAGGGAATCGCCGCCATCATTTTGACTGCCGCCATCATGGGGTTGTTCGGCTTGCCGGTCATGCAACAGATTCCGGTGTTGGCGCAGGATATTCTTTCACAAGCCGGGGATACCAAATCTATCGTGGACGCGCGTAACAGCGCCCTCTACGGTTCACTCGGACTGGGCGCGCTGGTCGCGGCAGTGATGATCGCGCTCAACAATTCGGAAACGCGCCGAGGCGTGCGGCTTTTATTAGGTCAGGCGGCGTTTGTGTGCGGGCTGATGGGCATCGCCCTAACGCGGGAGTTGTGGCAATCCATTCTGCTGATCGCGTTGACGGGCTGGGGGAGCGTGACACAGTTCGCGACATTGAACACGCTATTGCAAACAAAAATAGACGATCGGTTACGAGGGCGCGTCTTTAGCATCTACCTGTGGGCGTTTCAAGGCATCACGCCGTTCGGGAGCCTGCTCATCGGCGGGTTGACGCAAACGTGGACACTCCCGGTTACTGCGTTGACGTGCGGGGCAATCTGCTTGTTCGGCGCGGGCGCGATCCAACTCCGGTACCCGGCTGTGCGTGAGTCAACGGCTTAA
- a CDS encoding GNAT family protein, with the protein MSDTFFGPWEFPDIHQLEGKYVTIQCINPERDIDDLYSVSHDPAEYQSLFTFMSFGPFPAKPDMLAWLTGIAESRDPLYYSVFDKSHNKYVGMASLLNIVPTQGRVEIGNIWYSPLVQKTRVNTEVTYLFLKTLFRDYRYRRVEWKCDDHNVLSKQAALRMGFSYEGLFRQHMIIKGKNRDTAWYAMIDKDWSPLEKNFEAYLSGNVDSLSKLNNQKQ; encoded by the coding sequence ATGAGCGATACATTCTTCGGACCTTGGGAATTTCCCGATATTCATCAACTTGAAGGCAAGTATGTAACCATTCAATGCATCAATCCCGAGCGTGATATTGACGATCTATATTCGGTTTCGCACGATCCAGCAGAATATCAAAGTCTATTTACTTTCATGTCTTTTGGACCATTCCCAGCCAAGCCTGATATGCTGGCATGGTTGACTGGGATTGCAGAGAGTCGAGACCCGCTTTATTACTCAGTCTTTGACAAATCGCATAATAAATATGTTGGCATGGCATCCCTGCTCAATATCGTTCCAACCCAAGGACGCGTCGAGATTGGAAATATCTGGTATAGCCCGTTGGTCCAAAAAACGAGGGTCAATACGGAAGTCACTTATCTATTTCTAAAGACGCTCTTTCGAGATTATCGGTATAGACGCGTCGAGTGGAAATGTGACGATCATAATGTTCTCAGTAAACAAGCCGCCTTGCGGATGGGATTTTCGTACGAGGGTTTATTTCGGCAACATATGATTATTAAGGGAAAAAATCGAGATACTGCCTGGTATGCTATGATTGATAAGGATTGGTCGCCTTTAGAAAAAAACTTTGAGGCTTATCTTTCTGGTAATGTGGATTCGCTTTCAAAACTAAATAACCAAAAGCAATAA
- a CDS encoding M23 family metallopeptidase gives MDNKNKTGILSRLIDMLIGIGLGESFMRAGTLVLSMALIGAVIWLTRSFFGQNSTEAGVNAAAVEPTVMVEGIESVAQDVNSFGGVPRLAQVHTTIPSRPRQEVVEYTVAEGDTIFGIAQNFGLEPQTVLWSNYYTLLDNPHSLQPGQELNILPVNGTYHEWQDGEGLNGVAEYYGVTPEDIINYPPNNLSADTIGDFAHPNIKPGTWLIVPGGKRDFISWSAPLGVTRENPASARVMGPGACDPVTGGAVGFGTFVWPASSHRLSGFDYSPSTNHWGLDINGNEGEGAYATDAGVVVYAGWNNYGYGNMIMIDHGNNFQSLYAHLSGISVVCGQSVGQGDLIGIIGSTGRSSGSHLHFEIRAISSWVNPWDVLPPP, from the coding sequence ATGGATAACAAAAACAAGACTGGAATTCTTTCGCGCCTGATCGATATGTTGATCGGGATCGGGTTGGGCGAGTCGTTTATGCGCGCGGGGACGCTGGTTCTGTCTATGGCGTTGATCGGCGCGGTGATCTGGCTGACGCGTTCGTTCTTTGGGCAAAACTCGACTGAGGCAGGGGTCAACGCCGCCGCAGTTGAACCAACCGTAATGGTGGAAGGAATCGAGTCGGTCGCGCAGGATGTCAATTCGTTCGGCGGAGTCCCGCGTTTGGCGCAGGTGCATACCACGATCCCATCGCGTCCGCGGCAGGAGGTGGTCGAGTACACCGTCGCGGAGGGCGATACGATCTTCGGTATCGCGCAAAATTTTGGGCTCGAACCGCAGACCGTATTATGGAGCAACTATTACACACTGCTCGATAATCCGCATTCGTTGCAACCTGGGCAGGAGTTGAACATCTTACCCGTGAACGGGACGTATCACGAGTGGCAGGATGGCGAAGGGCTGAACGGTGTGGCAGAGTATTACGGGGTGACGCCAGAAGACATCATCAATTATCCGCCTAATAACTTGAGCGCCGATACCATTGGCGATTTTGCGCATCCGAACATTAAGCCCGGTACGTGGCTGATCGTACCGGGAGGGAAACGTGATTTCATCTCGTGGAGCGCGCCGCTCGGCGTGACGCGTGAGAACCCGGCGTCTGCCCGCGTGATGGGACCCGGCGCGTGCGACCCGGTGACCGGCGGGGCGGTCGGGTTTGGGACATTCGTGTGGCCCGCGAGCAGTCATCGTCTTTCCGGCTTCGATTATTCGCCAAGCACAAATCACTGGGGGTTGGATATTAACGGCAATGAAGGCGAAGGCGCTTATGCAACGGACGCCGGCGTGGTCGTGTATGCCGGTTGGAACAATTATGGCTATGGCAATATGATCATGATAGATCATGGCAATAATTTCCAATCGTTGTACGCGCACTTGAGTGGGATCAGCGTGGTCTGCGGTCAGAGCGTGGGTCAGGGCGACTTGATCGGCATCATCGGAAGCACTGGGCGTTCGAGCGGTTCGCACCTGCATTTCGAGATCCGCGCCATCTCTTCGTGGGTCAACCCGTGGGATGTGTTGCCGCCGCCGTAA
- a CDS encoding zinc ribbon domain-containing protein — MTFDPSFLSNLLLVLTGFGGAFLAALWISLVVWTYRDIRTRARDPLVQTLATLLVAVLSLPGVLVYLILRPPKTLEEDYQKTLEEEALLQALEDLPLCPGCERRVKDDWQVCPNCHTKLKKNCENCNRLMELPWNICPYCGTPAAGMRRGEGISVDDALKSLKIENDEEEVKG; from the coding sequence ATGACTTTCGATCCCTCTTTCCTCAGCAACCTCCTCCTCGTGCTGACCGGCTTCGGCGGCGCGTTCCTCGCCGCGCTGTGGATTTCGCTCGTGGTGTGGACGTACCGCGACATCCGCACACGGGCGCGCGACCCGTTGGTGCAGACGCTGGCAACTCTGCTTGTGGCGGTGTTGAGCCTGCCCGGCGTGTTGGTGTATCTCATCCTCCGCCCGCCGAAAACGCTCGAAGAGGATTACCAAAAAACACTGGAGGAAGAAGCGTTGCTCCAAGCGCTCGAAGACCTCCCGCTTTGTCCCGGTTGCGAGCGCCGCGTCAAAGACGATTGGCAAGTCTGCCCGAATTGCCACACGAAATTGAAGAAAAACTGCGAGAATTGCAACCGCCTGATGGAACTGCCGTGGAATATCTGCCCGTATTGCGGGACTCCCGCCGCCGGTATGCGCCGCGGCGAGGGCATCAGTGTGGATGATGCGTTGAAAAGCCTGAAAATCGAGAATGACGAGGAAGAAGTAAAGGGATGA
- a CDS encoding DinB family protein: MKLDEIKLLCEYNDWADAHLLAACAQVRPEQYTAPGSYGRGGLRATMVHILDNIWQQRITLQGFYQEPLADEAAYDATELHEDDFPTLAMLHERWLVEQQEMRAYLDTLTEEKLNGAIHYVIPGAKRARIVWHILLDLILHAAQHRSEVAALLTSYGQSPGDFDFIMFMNQRT; encoded by the coding sequence ATGAAACTCGATGAAATCAAGTTACTGTGTGAGTACAACGACTGGGCAGACGCGCACCTCCTGGCAGCCTGTGCTCAGGTACGTCCAGAGCAATATACTGCTCCAGGCTCCTACGGGCGCGGAGGTTTACGCGCCACCATGGTCCACATTCTTGATAATATCTGGCAGCAGCGCATCACACTCCAAGGGTTTTACCAAGAACCTCTCGCAGACGAGGCTGCCTATGACGCAACCGAGCTTCATGAAGATGATTTTCCGACACTCGCTATGCTCCACGAACGCTGGCTGGTAGAACAACAGGAGATGCGGGCTTATCTCGACACACTGACCGAAGAGAAGCTGAACGGCGCCATCCACTATGTCATTCCCGGCGCGAAGCGTGCGCGTATCGTGTGGCACATCCTGCTGGATCTCATCCTCCATGCCGCGCAGCACCGTAGTGAGGTCGCCGCGCTGTTGACTTCCTACGGTCAGTCGCCAGGCGACTTCGATTTCATCATGTTCATGAATCAGCGCACTTAA
- a CDS encoding GNAT family N-acetyltransferase yields the protein MVRLVPMTESELQIYLKHSIESYAQEHVKAGNWDSSDALQKAEKEFLQLLPEGVASKEQHLLSIEDSHTGLKVGLIWFAEKRQGSRPFAFIYDFLIYEEYRKKGYGKQTLAALEEKVKELGIETISLHAFGHNQAAISLYQKAGYEITNLHMAKKISV from the coding sequence ATGGTGCGATTAGTTCCAATGACAGAGAGTGAACTCCAGATTTATCTCAAACACTCTATTGAAAGTTATGCTCAAGAGCATGTCAAAGCAGGTAATTGGGACTCTTCAGATGCTCTTCAGAAAGCCGAAAAAGAGTTTCTTCAACTTCTTCCAGAGGGCGTAGCATCCAAAGAACAACATCTCTTGTCAATTGAAGATAGCCATACTGGCTTGAAGGTCGGATTAATTTGGTTTGCCGAGAAACGCCAAGGATCGCGCCCATTTGCTTTCATCTACGACTTCCTGATTTACGAAGAATATCGAAAGAAAGGCTACGGCAAGCAAACTTTAGCAGCGCTGGAAGAAAAAGTAAAGGAATTAGGTATAGAAACAATTTCACTTCATGCGTTTGGTCATAATCAAGCCGCCATAAGTTTGTACCAAAAGGCAGGATACGAAATAACCAACCTTCATATGGCAAAGAAGATAAGCGTTTAG
- a CDS encoding proton-conducting transporter membrane subunit translates to MTVNAPTVWILFPILFGGLLLLTRNPKIHSYIGGTIAVILAFAAQFIPIGQALLLGSFSFKVDSSLNVLGRALTINPAEGSLLALIYGGAALWFFGSLAAENTARIVPMGYMIIGLLVASIAVQPFLYAALFIQMAILISIPMLTSIYDLPGKGILRFLIYQTLAMPFILLAGWLLAGVEASPGDLALAAQSASMLGLGFAFLLAIFPLYNWIPMLMEDSHPFTVGFLLWILPTITLIFLTGFLDRYSWIRSSPQLILALRSAGLLMIATGGLWAAFQRHLGRIMAFGSIAETGFSLLALSIDSRLGIPILFLLIPARTLTLALWSLGLTVIRDNAETMRFGAVRGMLRVTPLAGAAVLLATLSASAFPLLAGFPPRLALWENLSSVSTSAAVWMGVGIAGLLTSAIRSLAALSMAEEFTSWLMRENRVQRVMLGMGMIGLFILGLYPQSVQVFLVKLPLMFEHLGR, encoded by the coding sequence ATGACCGTCAACGCGCCGACCGTTTGGATTCTTTTCCCCATCCTCTTTGGCGGGCTGTTATTGCTGACCCGCAATCCGAAAATCCATAGCTATATCGGCGGGACCATCGCGGTGATCCTCGCATTCGCCGCGCAATTCATCCCCATCGGGCAAGCGCTTCTCCTCGGAAGTTTTTCCTTCAAAGTTGATTCATCGTTAAACGTGTTGGGTCGCGCGCTGACGATCAACCCCGCCGAGGGTTCGTTGCTCGCGTTGATCTACGGCGGCGCGGCATTATGGTTCTTCGGCTCGCTCGCCGCTGAAAACACCGCGCGCATCGTGCCGATGGGCTATATGATCATCGGTTTACTGGTCGCATCCATCGCGGTTCAGCCGTTTTTGTACGCCGCACTCTTCATTCAGATGGCGATCCTCATTTCCATCCCAATGCTCACCAGTATTTATGATCTCCCGGGCAAAGGCATTCTGCGCTTTTTGATCTATCAAACGCTTGCCATGCCGTTCATTCTGTTGGCAGGCTGGCTCCTCGCCGGCGTAGAAGCCAGTCCCGGCGACCTCGCCCTCGCCGCGCAATCCGCTTCGATGCTTGGGTTGGGATTCGCATTCCTGCTGGCGATCTTCCCTCTTTACAACTGGATTCCCATGTTGATGGAGGATTCGCATCCCTTCACCGTCGGCTTCCTCTTGTGGATTCTGCCCACGATCACGCTTATTTTTCTGACGGGATTTCTGGATCGCTACTCGTGGATTCGGTCCTCGCCTCAACTGATCCTCGCGCTCCGTTCCGCCGGGTTGTTGATGATCGCCACCGGCGGACTCTGGGCGGCATTCCAACGTCACCTCGGACGGATCATGGCATTCGGCTCCATCGCCGAGACGGGATTCTCGCTCCTCGCCCTCAGTATTGACTCACGGTTGGGCATCCCGATTCTGTTTCTGCTCATCCCCGCGCGCACATTGACTCTTGCATTGTGGTCGCTAGGCTTGACGGTCATTCGCGACAACGCGGAGACAATGCGCTTCGGCGCGGTGCGCGGCATGTTGCGAGTTACGCCTCTTGCCGGCGCGGCGGTCTTGCTGGCGACGCTTTCCGCAAGCGCGTTTCCGCTGTTGGCTGGGTTTCCGCCGCGTTTGGCGTTGTGGGAGAATCTTTCCAGCGTGTCCACCTCCGCCGCGGTGTGGATGGGAGTTGGCATCGCCGGTCTGCTCACCAGCGCGATCCGGTCGCTGGCAGCGCTCAGCATGGCGGAAGAGTTCACCAGCTGGTTAATGCGAGAAAACCGCGTTCAGCGAGTCATGTTGGGGATGGGAATGATCGGGCTTTTCATCCTAGGCTTATATCCGCAAAGCGTGCAAGTCTTCCTCGTCAAACTCCCATTGATGTTCGAGCATCTGGGGCGTTAA
- the selB gene encoding selenocysteine-specific translation elongation factor: protein MSKKEERGKIFIFMRVIGTAGHVDHGKSTLIAALTGTHPDRLKEEQAREMTIELGFGWLTLPNGEEIGIVDVPGHRDFIENMLAGVGGIDAALLVIAADEGVMPQTKEHLAILDLLQIPAGLIILTKTDLITDADWLDLIEADIRAAVKDSILKDAPIVRVSAKTKTGLDALVSSLQSLLENKPTRPNLSRPRLPIDRVFTMSGFGAVVTGTLSDGNLSVGDEIEILPDEIKGRIRGLQTHRKKEDIAVAGSRTAVNLSGVETASIRRGNWLAHPNQYQPTRRLDARLRLLNDASTSLKHNDEVKFFIGACETIATVRLLGVDELPPGNEGWIQLELRETVVAVRGDRYILRRPSPGKTLGGGMIADPHPKGRHKRFDDSVLKSLESMMQGSPADILLEAATAVGVASLKEIITRSRLDSNLADNALTEALAANSLILLEEGKPTSTSEILAATISTWNSLRDKTLKLIEDHHKTFPLRRGIPREELKSKLKLSARVFNAAINKLITDRSITDHSAFVSLPGREIRFTAEEQANVERLMRKFVQSPYNTPSLKECQEEVGAEALSALIESGELISVSADVIFRKSDYDSMKKEIQQTIERNGRISLAEVRDAFKTSRKYAQAALEHFDAIGFTMRDGDFRKLRR, encoded by the coding sequence ATGTCAAAGAAAGAGGAAAGAGGAAAGATTTTTATTTTCATGCGAGTCATCGGCACCGCCGGTCACGTTGACCACGGAAAATCCACGTTAATCGCCGCGCTCACGGGCACGCACCCCGACCGTCTCAAAGAAGAGCAAGCGCGCGAAATGACCATCGAACTCGGTTTCGGTTGGTTAACTCTGCCCAATGGCGAAGAGATCGGAATCGTGGATGTGCCCGGTCATCGCGACTTCATCGAAAACATGCTGGCGGGCGTTGGCGGAATCGACGCGGCTCTGCTCGTCATCGCGGCGGACGAAGGCGTGATGCCGCAGACCAAAGAACATCTCGCCATCCTCGACCTCTTGCAAATCCCAGCAGGCTTGATCATCCTCACCAAAACAGATCTCATCACCGACGCCGATTGGCTCGACCTGATCGAAGCCGACATCCGCGCCGCCGTCAAAGATTCCATTTTGAAAGACGCGCCCATCGTTCGCGTCTCCGCGAAAACAAAAACGGGGCTCGACGCTTTAGTCTCCAGTCTCCAGTCGCTACTTGAAAACAAACCCACCCGCCCCAACCTCTCCCGCCCGCGCCTGCCGATCGACCGCGTCTTCACCATGAGCGGCTTCGGCGCAGTTGTCACCGGCACCCTCAGCGACGGAAATTTATCGGTCGGCGACGAGATCGAAATTTTGCCGGATGAAATCAAAGGGCGAATACGCGGCTTGCAGACTCATCGCAAGAAAGAAGACATCGCTGTTGCGGGATCGCGCACCGCAGTCAACCTCTCAGGCGTCGAAACCGCTTCGATCCGACGGGGAAACTGGCTCGCCCACCCGAACCAATACCAGCCCACGCGCCGCCTCGACGCGCGCCTGCGCCTGCTCAACGACGCGTCAACCTCCCTCAAACACAACGACGAGGTGAAATTTTTCATCGGCGCGTGCGAAACGATTGCCACAGTCCGCTTGCTCGGTGTAGACGAATTACCGCCGGGCAACGAAGGCTGGATTCAACTCGAACTGCGCGAGACAGTCGTTGCTGTGCGCGGCGACCGCTACATCCTGCGCCGCCCATCTCCTGGCAAAACTCTCGGTGGCGGCATGATCGCGGACCCTCACCCGAAGGGCAGGCACAAACGCTTTGACGATTCCGTTTTGAAATCGCTCGAATCAATGATGCAAGGTTCGCCAGCGGATATCCTGCTCGAAGCGGCGACGGCGGTTGGGGTTGCTTCACTTAAAGAAATCATCACACGTTCGAGATTGGATTCAAATCTTGCCGACAACGCCCTCACCGAGGCGCTCGCCGCCAATTCTCTAATTCTCCTCGAGGAAGGTAAACCAACTTCCACAAGCGAAATTCTCGCCGCGACAATTTCCACTTGGAATTCTCTACGCGACAAAACGCTGAAACTCATCGAGGATCACCACAAAACATTTCCGTTGCGGCGCGGCATCCCACGCGAGGAATTGAAAAGCAAGTTAAAACTTTCTGCGCGTGTTTTCAACGCTGCGATCAACAAACTGATTACCGATCGCTCGATTACCGATCACTCCGCTTTCGTTTCCCTGCCGGGGCGTGAGATTCGTTTCACGGCGGAGGAGCAGGCAAACGTCGAGAGATTGATGCGGAAGTTCGTCCAAAGCCCATACAACACGCCAAGCCTCAAAGAATGTCAAGAGGAGGTCGGCGCGGAGGCGTTGTCCGCACTGATCGAATCAGGCGAATTGATTTCCGTTTCCGCCGATGTCATTTTTCGTAAATCCGATTATGATTCGATGAAAAAGGAAATCCAGCAAACCATCGAGCGCAACGGGCGCATCTCACTGGCAGAGGTGCGCGACGCGTTCAAGACCAGCCGCAAATACGCGCAGGCGGCGCTCGAACATTTCGACGCGATCGGCTTCACCATGCGCGACGGCGATTTTAGGAAGTTGAGGAGATAA
- a CDS encoding SOS response-associated peptidase: protein MCGRFTLTVDPAEFQDKFNNFIFPKKFAPRFNIAPTQPVLAVPNNDKFKADFFVWGLVPMWAKDPTVGNRLINARGETVAEKPSFRGSLKYKRCLVLADGFYEWKVQPGRKTKTPFFIHMKDRKPFAFAGLWDTWNSSDGSLIRSCALITTEPNELMAMIHDRMPAILHPRDYAKWLDPTPQTPDQVLPLIKPYPAEEMDAYPVSTLVNKASNDIPELVVPAK, encoded by the coding sequence ATGTGCGGACGATTTACATTGACGGTTGACCCAGCTGAGTTTCAGGATAAGTTCAACAATTTCATATTTCCCAAAAAATTCGCGCCGCGTTTTAACATCGCGCCGACTCAACCAGTGCTGGCAGTTCCGAACAACGACAAATTCAAGGCGGACTTTTTTGTGTGGGGTTTGGTTCCAATGTGGGCAAAAGACCCGACGGTTGGCAACCGCTTGATCAACGCGCGCGGCGAAACGGTGGCGGAGAAGCCGTCGTTCCGCGGCAGTTTGAAATACAAGCGTTGTCTCGTCCTTGCCGATGGGTTTTACGAATGGAAAGTACAACCCGGCAGAAAAACAAAAACGCCGTTCTTCATCCACATGAAAGACCGCAAGCCGTTCGCCTTTGCCGGCTTGTGGGATACATGGAACAGTTCGGACGGCTCACTGATCCGTTCGTGCGCGCTGATCACCACCGAACCGAATGAACTGATGGCGATGATTCACGACCGGATGCCGGCGATCTTGCATCCGCGCGATTATGCTAAATGGCTGGATCCAACCCCTCAAACGCCGGATCAAGTTCTGCCGCTCATCAAGCCATACCCCGCCGAAGAAATGGACGCATATCCGGTCAGTACGCTGGTCAACAAGGCGTCCAACGATATTCCCGAACTGGTTGTCCCGGCAAAATAA
- a CDS encoding GNAT family N-acetyltransferase, with translation MTNEILTHRLARRDDLETLKAMMEAAISENQKAFLDESQIASSRAIMGLDTQLIDDGTYFIVEVDGQLAGCGGWSRRATMYGGDQTPGRSVALLDPTKDAARIRAMYTHPNHTRKGIGRLIISLCEEAAKAEGFTKMELVATLSGEPLYRACGFEPYENIVDDRGGTGVPLLRMRKSLT, from the coding sequence ATGACGAATGAGATATTGACCCATAGACTTGCTCGACGCGATGACCTTGAAACTCTCAAAGCAATGATGGAGGCAGCAATCTCTGAGAATCAGAAGGCATTTCTTGATGAAAGCCAGATTGCATCAAGCAGGGCCATTATGGGGCTTGATACTCAACTTATCGATGATGGGACGTATTTTATTGTTGAAGTCGATGGTCAATTGGCGGGCTGTGGCGGATGGAGCCGTCGAGCAACTATGTACGGTGGAGATCAAACGCCAGGACGAAGTGTCGCGCTCCTTGACCCGACCAAAGACGCAGCACGAATTCGCGCCATGTACACCCATCCCAATCACACCCGCAAAGGAATAGGGCGGCTGATTATCTCGTTGTGTGAAGAGGCTGCGAAAGCTGAAGGTTTTACGAAAATGGAATTAGTAGCAACATTGTCGGGAGAGCCATTGTACCGTGCTTGTGGGTTTGAGCCTTACGAAAACATCGTGGATGATCGTGGCGGCACAGGAGTTCCACTCTTACGAATGAGAAAATCGTTGACATAA
- a CDS encoding DUF3048 domain-containing protein produces the protein MRFSHTLVLIAALALSGCNGKSSDVSAEGIPSPTPFQPQGSAESDPLFSAPAPTPLNLPTTTPIPTEIVILPETLPEGVDVNSFAISGALNPLTGLPPADPSLLNRRPMAIKVANYPRYMRPQSGLTLADQVFEYYIEDGLTRFIAVFYGNDSEWVGPVRSGRYFDEHIQRMYQAYLVFKFADPRELDYFKASDFAKFLVTPTNGLCPPFHFLPERINTVEEYNNSYFDTVRWKDCVTNNGMDNNHPYIRNGYYSDAAPAGDLPGTKINTYYSVDSYHYWEYNSNLHLYYRYQEINDSRDGEDEFAPLVDRVTGAQVGASNVIVLFVTHTFANAYDEDDEVFQIDLTGSGEAYVFRDGVGILAKWYRTNRDQPLLLTTLGGSPIYMRPGITFYEVIGSRSYVDQGDGEWSFRHDWP, from the coding sequence ATGCGTTTTTCTCACACTTTGGTTTTGATCGCGGCGTTAGCGTTAAGCGGATGTAATGGAAAATCCAGCGACGTATCTGCGGAGGGGATTCCCTCGCCGACGCCGTTTCAGCCTCAGGGAAGCGCCGAATCGGACCCGCTTTTTTCTGCTCCGGCTCCCACGCCGCTCAACCTGCCGACAACGACTCCTATTCCCACTGAAATCGTAATCCTACCCGAAACTCTGCCCGAAGGAGTGGACGTCAACTCGTTCGCGATCTCCGGGGCGTTGAATCCGCTGACTGGTTTGCCGCCAGCCGACCCGTCGTTGTTGAACCGCCGCCCGATGGCGATCAAGGTGGCGAACTATCCGCGTTACATGCGTCCGCAATCGGGGCTCACACTGGCGGATCAAGTCTTTGAATATTACATCGAAGACGGCTTGACGCGTTTCATCGCCGTATTTTACGGCAACGACTCGGAGTGGGTGGGACCCGTCCGTTCGGGGCGTTATTTCGATGAACACATCCAGCGCATGTATCAGGCATATCTTGTGTTCAAGTTTGCCGATCCGCGCGAGTTGGATTATTTCAAAGCGAGCGATTTTGCAAAATTTCTCGTCACGCCCACGAATGGACTTTGTCCACCGTTCCATTTTTTGCCTGAGCGCATCAACACAGTGGAGGAATATAACAATTCCTATTTCGATACTGTGCGTTGGAAAGACTGTGTGACGAACAATGGCATGGATAACAATCATCCATATATTCGCAACGGCTATTACAGCGACGCCGCGCCGGCTGGCGACCTGCCCGGCACGAAGATCAACACGTATTATTCGGTAGATTCGTATCACTACTGGGAATACAACTCTAATTTGCATCTCTATTATCGTTATCAAGAGATCAACGATTCACGCGACGGCGAGGATGAGTTTGCTCCGCTGGTGGATCGCGTGACCGGCGCGCAGGTCGGCGCTTCGAATGTGATCGTTTTGTTCGTCACGCACACGTTTGCAAATGCGTATGATGAAGATGATGAAGTTTTTCAAATTGACCTGACAGGCTCCGGCGAAGCATACGTGTTCCGCGACGGCGTGGGAATCCTTGCGAAGTGGTATCGGACGAATCGCGACCAGCCTCTTTTGTTGACCACGCTCGGCGGTTCGCCCATCTACATGCGACCGGGCATCACGTTTTACGAAGTCATCGGTTCGCGCTCGTATGTTGACCAGGGCGACGGCGAGTGGAGTTTCCGTCACGATTGGCCCTAG